The following proteins are encoded in a genomic region of Glycine soja cultivar W05 chromosome 17, ASM419377v2, whole genome shotgun sequence:
- the LOC114393157 gene encoding isoleucine--tRNA ligase, chloroplastic/mitochondrial has product MSLLKSLTSNPSAFNFKPTQSSMAQTSPYRVLLRTACSSSRRTNSIDLFYSWGISSVKVVPFSNISNYCTYSRDNICASKRRSRGPVMAGKKASEGIKQEDGKYKHTVDLPKTAFGMRANSSVREPEIQKIWEENQVFKKVVEKNSGENFILHDGPPYANGDLHIGHALNKILKDIINRYKVLQNYKVNFIPGWDCHGLPIELKVLQSLDQNARNELTPLKLRAKAAKFAKETVKKQMSSFKRYGVWADWNDPYLTLNPEYEAAQIEVFGQMALKGYIYRGRKPVHWSPSSRTALAEAELEYPEKHVSRSIYAIFRVVSAPLTPSSLLQEFPNLYLAVWTTTPWTIPANAAVAVNPKLEYAVVEIKSLPEPDPSSGGNKKKGLGLVLKDEKLPFLIVASELVPSLEAKWGVKLVVKTRQLGSELENYRYIHPVDDRECPVVIGGDYITTETGTGLVHTAPGHGQEDYVTGQKYGLPILSPVDDDGRFTEEAGQFSGLDVLGEGNTAVVKYLDEHLSLIMEESYEHKYPYDWRTKKPTIFRATEQWFASVEGFRHTAMDAIGHVKWVPPQAANRISSMTSIRSDWCISRQRTWGVPIPVFYHLQSREPLMNEETIDHIKSIIAQKGSDAWWYMTVEDLLPTKYRDKAAEYEKGTDTMDVWFDSGSSWAAVLGKRDSLSYPADLYLEGTDQHRGWFQSSLLTSVATKGKAPYLSVLTHGFVLDEKGLKMSKSLGNVVDPRLVIEGSKNQRESPAYGADVLRLWVSSVDYTSDVMIGPQILRQMSEVYRKLRGTLRYLLANLHDWKTEYTVPYHELPRIDQHALFQLENVVKAIQGNYENYQFFKIFQILQRFVIVDLSNFYFDVAKDRLYVGGSTSYTRKSCQTVLAAHLLSIVRIIAPILPHLAEDVWQNLPFQYITQDGSIAEYVFESRWPISNERRLALPVEEINFWENILELRTEVNRVLEVARTGKLIGASLDARVHIYTSDARLASQLCELSAAKNDADTLRCLLITSQAEILPSLDDEQIVNIPYSGECLIQGKNKIWIGISRAVGSKCERCWNYSEQVGSFLDHPTLCSRCHDVVAVQMPPQVAAVS; this is encoded by the exons ATGTCTCTTCTCAAGTCTCTCACTTCAAATCCCTCTGCTTTCAATTTCAAACCAACGCAATCCTCCATGGCGCAAACCTCTCCTTACAGG GTGCTGTTACGAACAGCTTGTTCTTCCTCCAGGAGAACTAACTCTATTGACTTGTTTTATTCCTGGGGGATCTCATCAGTTAAGGTGGTACCTTTCTCGAACATATCAAACTACTGTACTTATTCAAGGGACAATATTTGTGCTTCAAAGCGAAGATCAAGAGGGCCAGTGATGGCAGGAAAGAAAGCTTCTGAAG GAATCAAGCAAGAAGATGGCAAATACAAGCACACTGTTGATCTTCCCAAGACAGCATTTGGTATGAGAGCTAATTCTTCAGTAAGGGAGCCTGAAATTCAGAAAATTTGGGAGGAGAATCAAGTATTCAAAAAAGTTGTTGAGAAAAATAGCGGA GAAAATTTTATTCTTCACGATGGTCCTCCATATGCCAATGGTGATCTTCACATAGGGCATgccttaaataaaattttgaaggaTATTATAAATCGTTataag GTCCTTCAAAATTACAAAGTTAACTTCATACCTGGATGGGATTGTCATGGCCTACCAATTGAACTAAAAG TTTTGCAGTCACTGGATCAAAATGCTAGAAATGAGCTCACACCATTAAAGTTGAGGGCAAAGGCTGCTAAATTTGCCAAAGAAACTGTTAAAAAGCAGATGTCATCTTTTAAG CGCTATGGAGTATGGGCAGACTGGAATGATCCTTATCTTACTCTAAACCCAGAATATGAAGCAGCCCAG ATTGAAGTATTTGGCCAGATGGCCTTGAAAGGCTACATCTACAGAGGCAGAAAACCTGTTCACTGGAGTCCTTCATCACGGACAGCACTTGCTGAGGCTGAGTTGGAG TATCCTGAAAAGCATGTTTCAAGAAGCATATATGCCATTTTTAGAGTTGTGAGTGCTCCTTTAACACCAAGTTCCCTATTACAAGAATTTCCAAATTTGTATTTGGCTGTATGGACTACGACTCCCTGGACTATTCCTGCCAATGCAG CTGTTGCGGTGAATCCTAAGCTTGAATATGCTGTTGTTGAAATAAAGTCATTACCAGAGCCTGACCCTTCATCTGgtggaaataaaaagaaagggcTTGGACTTGTTTTGAAGGATGAGAAGTTGCCGTTTCTCATTGTTGCTTCAGAGCTTGTGCCAAGTTTAGAGGCAAAATGGGGTGTGAAGCTTGTTGTCAAGACAAGACAATTGGGTTCAGAGTTGGAAAACTACAG GTATATCCATCCAGTAGATGATAGGGAATGTCCTGTTGTAATTGGTGGAGATTATATTACCACAGAGACAGGAACTGGACTGGTCCATACAGCTCCTGGACATGGTCAGGAGGACTATGTGACTGGTCAGAAGTATGGGCTACCCATACTTTCTCCAGTAGATGATGATGGAAGATTCACTGAAGAAGCTGGGCAGTTTAGTGGGCTTGATGTTCTTGGTGAAGGTAACACTGCTGTTGTAAAATATTTGGATGAACATCTCTCACTCATCATGGAAGAATCATATG AACACAAGTATCCATATGATTGGCGAACAAAAAAACCAACAATATTTAGAGCAACAGAGCAATGGTTTGCTTCTGTGGAGGGATTTCGTCACACTGCTATGGATGCTATTGGCCATGTAAAATGGGTTCCACCTCAG GCAGCAAACAGAATCTCATCAATGACTTCTATTCGCTCCGATTGGTGCATATCACGACAAAGGACATGGGGTGTTCCCATTCCAGTATTTTATCATCTTCAGTCTAGAGAACCTCTTATGAATGAAGAGACTATTGATCATATCAAAT CTATCATAGCCCAAAAGGGTAGTGATGCATGGTGGTACATGACAGTAGAGGATCTTCTCCCAACTAAATATCGTGATAAGGCAGCAGAATATGAAAAGGGAACTGACACTATGGATGTATGGTTTGATTCAG GTTCCTCCTGGGCTGCAGTCTTGGGAAAAAGAGATTCCCTTAGTTATCCTGCAGACTTGTATCTCGAAGGAACAGATCAACATCGAGGGTGGTTTCAGAGTTCATTGTTAACAAGTGTAGCTACAAAAG GGAAGGCTCCATATTTGAGTGTTTTAACACATGGATTTGTATTGGATGAGAAAGGCTTAAAAATGAGCAAGTCTTTGGGTAATGTTGTGGATCCACGTTTAGTGATTGAAGGAAGTAAAAATCAAAGG GAATCACCTGCATATGGAGCTGATGTCCTCCGACTCTGGGTTTCTAGTGTAGATTATACAAGTGATGTGATGATTGGCCCACAGATTCTTCGGCAAATGTCTGAGGTTTACAGAAAGTTGCGAGGAACTTTGAGATACCTCTTGGCAAATCTTCATGATTGGAAA ACAGAATACACTGTTCCATACCATGAACTTCCGAGGATCGATCAACATGCACTTTTTCAGCTTGAAAATGTTGTAAAAGCCATTCAaggaaattatgaaaattaccagttttttaaaatatttcag ATTTTGCAGAGGTTTGTTATTGTTGACCTGTCAAATTTCTATTTTGATGTTGCCAAGGATCGACTTTATGTTGG TGGATCAACAAGTTATACGAGGAAAAGTTGCCAAACAGTTCTTGCAGCTCATCTCCTTTCCATTGTGAGAATAATAGCACCAATATTGCCCCATTTAGCTGAGGATGTGTGGCAGAATCTTCCTTTTCAGTATATAACTCAAGATGGTTCTATTGCTGAATATGTATTTGAATCTAGATGGCCCATCTCGAATGAAAGAAGGCTTGCCCTCCCTGTTGAAGAAATTAATTTCTGGGAGAATATTCTTGAG CTGAGAACAGAAGTAAATAGAGTCTTGGAAGTTGCTCGAACAGGCAAACTAATTGGGGCCAGTTTAGATGCAAGGGTTCATATCTATACATCTGATGCCCGCCTGGCATCCCAATTATGTGAACTAAGTGCAGCCAAAAATGATGCTGATACATTGCGGTGTCTACTCATAACATCTCAG GCTGAGATTCTTCCCTCATTGGACGACGAACAAATTGTAAATATACCATATAGTGGTGAATGCCTAATTCAAGGGAAGAACAAAATCTGGATTGGCATATCTCGTGCTGTGGGTTCCAAGTGTGAAAGATGCTGGAATTATTCAGAGCAGGTTGGTTCATTTTTGGACCACCCTACCCTCTGCAGCCGCTGCCACGATGTTGTTGCTGTTCAGATGCCCCCTCAAGTAGCAGCAGTCAGTTAA
- the LOC114392278 gene encoding uncharacterized protein LOC114392278, translating to MASSDSKSFFFMSAPPQIRAPLTLEADDSDLDVASNDTLSQSEEEEFFQDDECVQLSPMHAAPLRVTPFAHLSTFNDEVDEDEDEDEDEDDDNEEEEGEEEGAPRIKMLDSEEENHEASTFTNLLPVSQSLLANDFAFFSGSDEELDVDEHVLDPVLGIRVAYHEYSSAKDSDVTSEHSQDNFNNEEGFGVPRVVLNELESVELVETDTTMQGKLDGGASIVVGDTGLLKSSLEDCSNSILQEHHMSVHDLPEHNSQVHCITCEPESAENVQYSAATQTTEANGSGGVADDQVKGCENLVSITRSVVDSNAELCDSSAGFESNHDAYESNIIHSVESCEVLDPTHLQECYLEKDLSETSLGVSLEDELFSDYHSAEHVEALKVGFAAKEETTVELNTASQESDREGSASDGDVEGLTTVALEQFREQISAFSILLGSKGSGKDSQEKQTIRISHGSMNLPTRDDAKGQFIYADSDDESDGSSGTVTSADESSVICLEDPATFSSLQLPYYDARAGFQHNITEKEKGKIQNIQAISVKFLRLVLRISLSLEDSLVSKVLYRLVADIERRLNQEFIIKSAKTSAKKLEENCQDDLDFSLNILLLGRSGVGKSATINSIFGDMKVVTNAFEPATTSVKEVSGTIDGIKIRILDTPGLKSCIKEQAYNRKILSSVKRYMKKFPPDVILYVDRVDAQTRDLNDLPILRSITSSLGPSIWQHAILTLTHAASVPFDGPSGSPLSYEVFVAQKSYLVQQSITQAVRNLCQLSPSFMCPVALVENHPLCGKNMFGDCVLPNGLRWRSQLLALCFSLKIVSEVSSISGSQTLFDNWKNCFFQDHPQPLCHLFSSLLKSPAHLKFSANWN from the coding sequence ATGGCTTCTTCAGACTCGAAGAGCTTCTTCTTCATGTCTGCACCTCCTCAAATCCGAGCTCCTCTTACTCTCGAAGCTGATGATTCCGACCTCGATGTTGCAAGTAATGATACTCTTTCTCAATCTGAAGAAGAAGAGTTTTTTCAAGATGATGAGTGTGTGCAGCTATCTCCCATGCATGCTGCACCTTTGCGGGTTACTCCTTTTGCCCATTTGTCTACCTTTAATGATGAAGTGGACGAAGACGAAGACGAAGACGAAGACGAAGACGAcgacaatgaagaagaagaaggagaagaggaaGGTGCGCCCAGAATTAAGATGCTGGACTCAGAAGAAGAAAATCACGAGGCGTCGACTTTTACGAACTTGTTACCTGTTAGTCAATCACTGCTTGCAAATGATTTCGCATTTTTCAGTGGCAGTGACGAGGAATTGGATGTGGATGAGCATGTTCTGGACCCGGTTCTTGGAATTAGGGTTGCTTATCATGAATACTCTAGTGCAAAAGATTCTGATGTTACGTCGGAGCATTCACAGGACAATTTCAACAACGAAGAGGGATTTGGCGTGCCAAGAGTGGTACTCAATGAACTGGAGAGTGTTGAGCTGGTTGAGACTGATACCACAATGCAAGGGAAGTTGGATGGAGGAGCTTCAATTGTTGTTGGTGACACCGGCTTATTGAAGTCCAGTCTTGAGGATTGCAGCAACAGCATATTACAGGAACATCATATGAGTGTTCATGACCTACCAGAACACAACTCCCAAGTACATTGCATCACATGTGAACCTGAATCTGCTGAAAATGTTCAGTATAGTGCAGCGACTCAAACCACTGAAGCTAATGGAAGTGGAGGTGTTGCCGATGATCAAGTAAAGGGATGTGAGAATCTGGTAAGTATAACTAGATCTGTAGTAGACTCAAATGCTGAATTGTGTGATTCTTCTGCTGGTTTTGAATCCAATCATGATGCTTATGAAAGTAACATAATTCATAGTGTTGAGTCTTGTGAAGTTCTTGACCCCACGCATCTTCAAGAATGTTATTTGGAAAAGGATTTGTCTGAAACGAGTCTAGGTGTTAGTCTAGAAGATGAATTGTTTTCTGATTACCATTCAGCGGAACATGTGGAAGCACTTAAAGTGGGATTCGCTGCAAAAGAAGAGACTACTGTTGAGTTAAACACGGCTAGCCAAGAATCAGACAGAGAAGGTTCTGCTTCAGATGGGGATGTGGAAGGGTTGACAACAGTTGCCCTTGAGCAGTTCAGGGAACAAATTTCAGCTTTCTCTATTCTTCTGGGTTCAAAAGGTTCTGGAAAGGACTCTCAAGAAAAACAGACCATCAGGATTTCACATGGATCAATGAACTTACCAACTAGGGATGATGCAAAAGGCCAATTCATTTATGCTGATAGTGATGATGAATCAGATGGCAGCTCAGGTACAGTCACCTCTGCTGATGAATCCAGTGTTATCTGTCTTGAAGATCCAGCTACTTTCAGTTCCTTACAGTTACCATATTACGATGCTCGAGCTGGTTTCCAGCACAACATAACTGAGAAGGAAAAGGGGAAAATACAGAATATACAGGCCATAAGTGTGAAATTCTTGAGGCTTGTCCTGCGAATAAGCTTATCTCTTGAAGATTCCTTGGTTTCAAAAGTTTTATACAGGTTGGTCGCAGATATTGAAAGGCGCTTGAATCAggaatttatcattaaatcagCAAAAACATCAGCAAAGAAGCTTGAAGAAAATTGTCAAGATGATTTGGACTTTTCTTTGAACATTCTGCTTCTTGGGAGAAGTGGGGTGGGAAAGAGTGCAACCATAAATTCTATTTTTGGTGATATGAAGGTCGTGACAAATGCATTTGAACCTGCCACTACTTCTGTAAAAGAGGTTTCTGGAACTATTGATGGAATCAAGATCAGAATCCTTGACACACCTGGTCTCAAGTCCTGTATAAAGGAGCAAGCTTACAACAGAAAGATATTGTCATCTGTAAAGAGGTATATGAAAAAGTTTCCACCAGATGTCATTCTCTATGTTGATCGAGTAGATGCCCAAACCAGAGATCTAAATGATTTACCAATATTAAGGTCAATCACAAGTTCTCTCGGTCCCTCAATATGGCAACATGCAATTCTTACTCTGACACATGCTGCTTCTGTTCCTTTCGATGGACCATCAGGATCCCCTTTGAGCTATGAAGTATTTGTTGCTCAAAAATCCTATCTTGTTCAACAATCAATTACTCAAGCAGTACGTAATCTATGTCAATTGAGTCCAAGTTTCATGTGTCCAGTCGCCCTTGTTGAGAATCATCCATTGTGTGGAAAGAATATGTTTGGGGACTGTGTGCTTCCCAATGGACTTAGATGGAGAAGCCAATTATTAGCTTTGTGTTTCTCTCTGAAGATCGTATCTGAAGTGTCTTCTATTTCAGGATCTCAAACTCTTTTTGATAATTGGAAGAATTGTTTCTTCCAGGACCATCCCCAGCCTCTGTGCCATCTATTTTCTTCATTGTTGAAGTCTCCTGCTCATCTAAAATTTTCTGCCAATTGGAATTGA